The Haloarcula laminariae genomic sequence GTTCAGTGGGGTCGTATCGCTGTCCATCCGCTCACTCGAAAGGAGGAGGTAGATGACTAAATGACCAGGACTGAGCGAAAGGTACTCGACCTCTACGCTGGTCTCGGCGGCTGGAGTCAGGCGTTTCGCGGCCATCCCAACTGGCAGGTGACGGCAGTCGATTTCTCGGAGGTCTTCGAGCGAAAGCTCTGGCTCGATGACTGGGGATTCCGGACACTGACGGTCGAGTCTCACATTCAGCAGGATATCCAAGCCGATATCCGGACGCTTTCGTGGGAGGACATCGGCACCGACTACGACGTTATTCTCGCTGGGCCAGACTGCCGCGGCTTCACGATGATGAACGTCGGGGACAACTGGATTGACGGAGAGATTCCAGACAGCGAGGCTGCTCGTTCGTCGCTTGAACTCCTGTTCAAGACCTTCGAACTCATTGAGACTATCGCACCGGACTACTACGTCATCGAGAACCCGACTGGGATGGCCGGCGACTACTTGCGCGCCTTCGCTGAGCAGGTCGATATCGTCCACCAATGCCAGTACGGCAAGAAGTGGCAGAAGCCGACGTATCTCGCCCATAACATCCCCAGGTTCGACACGCGACGCTGTTCACGCGGTGCAGACTGCCACGTTTCGGCGTCTCGGTCGGCAGACGCCGGGACGCAGGCCGCGAATATCGCCTCTGCAGACCGTGCCTGTATCCCGCGTGGCCTCTCCGAAGCTGTTCGCAACAGTATCGAGGACGCTTACGCTGGACACACTGAACAACAGACCTTGGTAGCAGTCGCTGACGGGGGAAACAACCATTCTGGAGACACGGCGACTGACCACTCGGAGGGGCTGTAATGAACGACCGAGTGAGCCCGGCCGACGCCCGTAAGCCGGACTCTGAGGAGCCCTATCGGTACGTCTGTCCGGAGTGTGGCCGACAGGTGCAGGGCCACGAGCGGAGTACAAACTACTACTGCGACGATTGCGGGGCCTTCGACCGCGACGAACTCATAGACCAGAAGCGACACGGAAGCGACCGATGAAACTCCCAGACGCTTTAGTCTACTACGGTGGCGGTATCGCCGCGGGCGCGCTGCTCCGAACATCTCTCGGATGGACGCATACCGAAGTAGGTGCTGTGTCGGCGCTCGCTATTGCTTTGGGCGTCGTTACGGGAGCGATAGACCGATGACTGTCTCGCCGGAGTGGTTAGTATCGGTCGCGGCGCTTCTGTATGTGTGGTCTCAGGGAGCCCACAAGGAGCGTCTGTCCAACTCCGACGACGAAAGTCAGTAACCCGCCCCGAACCTTTTTCTAGCGACTCACATATCCTCAGGTACGGACACCGGCCCCGCGTCTTGACTGCGTGGGGTTTCTCGGTGTCTGTCGTTTGAAACCGGCCAGCGGGAGCTCTAGAACACGTCGTCGATCTGCAGTCGGGCTTTCTCGCTCTGGCGCTGTTGGTGATTTGTCGGGCTCCACGTCGAGAGGGGCAGTTCGCTGGGTCGCTTCAGTAGCGTTTTGAGTAGCCGTATGCCCGTCCCGTGGGGCCGATAGACACCGAGAGCGTAGTATCCCCCCTTCTGGCGTAGAACCCGATGGTACTTTTTGTATATCTGGAAATAGCCGGTAGAAACCATACAGGACTTGATTTCTACCGGAACACCGTTCTGAAACTCGGCATCTTTCCAACTGGCGTGGGTCCCCTCGATTTCGAGCCCGTACTCCTCGGCTATCTTTTTCTCTGCCCGGCTTCCGTATCGTGCCGCTTTCTTACTGCGATTTTTCATTTTTTCGTCGTCTCACATTCTGTTGCTTTGCTCCCGACACTTCGCGCACGCGATTGATATATCTCAATCGCCTCCGTTTATGCCAAGTCATGTCATACCAAACTATCGTCTGTCCCTGCGGTCCTTCCTCTATACACAAGTGGGGGTCCGTGGTGGTTGGGACTCGGCCATCGCCGCGCCGTCACCCAATTGCCTCCGTCACGTTCCCAACTACCTCGCCGTGTTGGCCGCCGTCGTACTCGTTCCATCTCTGGCGGCACCACTCGGCGCTAAAGAGCCCATCGAGGCGTCTGTCGGCTATCTTCTCGAACGACAGCGGTTGGCCGCTCCCAGTTCTCTCGTTGATTACCGTCCAGATCGCCATCTCCCGATAAGCCTCCTCTCTGGCTATGTGGCCGTCGCTATCGGCTGATTCCTCGTTTGCGTCGTCCGACCAACTCCACGGCGCGGGGTCCTTGTCGTTGGGGGACCACTTCGAATCAGGCCAGCCCGTGATTTCGGGCGTGATAGGGTCCTTACCCTTCCGATTCTTCACTGTGTTGTAGAACCGGGCTTGTTTCTTCGATTCTTTCTCAAGAACCGTACACAGTAGCCGAATCGAGGGGTGAACGTCCTTCCCGTCGTGGCCGATTATGATGAGTGCCCCGCCGTACTTCCGAATCTTGTAGACGAGAGTAGCGAGCTTGGTAGACGCCTCGTAGCCGTCTTTCCCGCCACTGGCTTGGCTCGAAGCCTCGTCGAAGAGGAACAGGAACGGAGTAACGTTCTCATCGAGAACATCGCTCATCTTCTCCTCGAACCGCGCTTGCAGCGCCGGCCAGCTTCCGACGTAGATACAGGCGTCTACCTGCTCGGCCAGCGAGCGGATGTTAGTCAACACGCGGGCGTCCGTGTGCCCCTCCTCTCGCCGCTCCTGTAGCCAGTGGCGGGCGACGAGACACCCCGCAGAGGTCTTCCCCGTGCCGGGCTCTCCAAACTCGTACAGGCGTAGATGCTGCTCTGTCGCTATCTCCCGAACCGTCTCTATGTCGTGCCAACCAGAGACGTCTACCTCGTCGTTCTGGCTACCGACGTGGGACCGCAGTGCTTGGCCGTCTCCCTCCTCGACGGCGTCGGCGAAGGCTTCACTGCTGTAGTACTCTCTGATGTCGTGATACAGGTTCAGGTCCTCGACACTCGCCGGGGCGTCGTCCGCTAACCGCCCCTGTCGGTACTGGCGACGGTACGCCGCTCGCAGTTTCATGAGAGTTCGGCGGGCTCGGGTGTCCGTTACCTCGCCTGCCTCGTCCGACACAAACCGATTCTCCCGCCGATGTCGGCCGTCTTTCCAGTCCTTCGACTCACTGAACGCCCATCCGTCTGAATCTTGCTCTCTGGTCATAGTCACAGAAAATTTAGTCGTCGTTTGCCAGTGGTTCGGCTGGCTCCTCGACGGGCTCGGGAATCCTCTCGGCGTCTAAATCCCCGAACTGCTCGCCTAGGACAGGCTCGGGTTCCGGCTGGTCTCCGGCGGGTCCGTCTGGTAGGTCCCCGATTTCCTCCTCTATCTCCTCTATCAAGTCGATAGGCGACGTTCCAGGGACTAGCTGAGCCTCCTCCTGCTCCTCGGCTATCCGCATGAGTGTATCATCGTGAACCTGCGTCGTGAACCGCTGTAGGGTCGCTTTCAGGGACGCATACGCTTCTCGTACCTCGTGGTGGTGTTCGTAGTACTCGTCAACCCGCGACGAGTACCGGACAGCCTCGGCGGGCGTCATATCCTCTTTCTCGACTCCGCGAACCTCCAGCTCGTCTATCTCCTCGTAGTAGTTGTACCGGACGACGACGAAATCACAGACACCGTCGTCGGGTTGCAGTGGGTTCGATCCGACCACCTGCTTTCGCTCCCACAGCTCTGGCGGGACCTTCTGGACATCGTAAATCTCCGAGTCGCCGGGGTCGGTGATACCGACATACACCCAGTCCGGGGAATAGAGGTATTCAGCTATCCGTTTCTGCGCGTAGAAGGTCGGCAGGGCCAGCACACCCCACAGTGTCGCAAACGTTAGCTGTCGTCCCGACGGCGTCGGGAGTTCTGGCCGGACAGCGGCCGCCCACACACCGGCCGCCAGTGCCACCACGGACAGCGGTATCTTGTACTCGGCTAGCAGGTAGACGAGTCGGTCCTTGTTGTTCTGAAACGTCGGTACGATAGTGCCGGGGTCCATGTCCATTATTCGACTGTCTCCGGTTCATCCGGGTCGCTGTTCTTGACGCGATACGCTGCCAGAATCCCCATCACGGTTGTTACCGACACACCGCCCGCCCACCCTGCGGCGCTGCCTGTCGGTTCCCACGGGCCGGATTCACCGCTCGACGGGAGCGACCGGCGCACGATAGTCGGCGTCCCGTTTGGAACCCCGATACCGACACCTACCACCCCCTTGAACCCGCCGACCGATACCTCGGCCGTCGACGTGCCCGATGGGATGGTTCGCTCCGTCTGTTCCGCCTGTACGATACCGTTACCTCCCGCCGACGACACCGCCCCGAACACGTCCGAGGTCGTCACCAGCGACGGTGTATCTGCCTCCAGGGTGAGCTGTATCGTGGCTGTCCGCTGGTCGTTCCCGTCGTCCGTCGTCTCGCTCGACGTGGTAACGATCTCGGCGCTGACGAGTCGTACCGTCGGGGAGAGTTGCGCGGCGTAGGTCGTGCCGCTCTCCGTCTCTGTCCCGTTCTCGGTCATAGTCACAGCATCGTCAGACTGTGCGGCTGTTACCCCCGTAACGCCACTCAGTCCGACGAGACCGCCGACAGCGGACAGCACGGACCGGCGCGTCGGTCCGGTCATCGTCCTCCCCCGAATATCTGACCGAGCAGCCAGATACCGACCACAGCGAGCGCGATAAGA encodes the following:
- a CDS encoding DNA cytosine methyltransferase gives rise to the protein MTRTERKVLDLYAGLGGWSQAFRGHPNWQVTAVDFSEVFERKLWLDDWGFRTLTVESHIQQDIQADIRTLSWEDIGTDYDVILAGPDCRGFTMMNVGDNWIDGEIPDSEAARSSLELLFKTFELIETIAPDYYVIENPTGMAGDYLRAFAEQVDIVHQCQYGKKWQKPTYLAHNIPRFDTRRCSRGADCHVSASRSADAGTQAANIASADRACIPRGLSEAVRNSIEDAYAGHTEQQTLVAVADGGNNHSGDTATDHSEGL